In the Pyrolobus fumarii 1A genome, one interval contains:
- a CDS encoding DNA-directed RNA polymerase subunit K produces the protein MSEAEKRFEVKIGPPWLTRFERARIIGARALQLSLGAPPLIDTSRLHPRIREDPVLVARVELAEGVLPITVLRYTRRGEYQAIPLQVLLEGMKRVEKYWTRLFLDELPAAYAK, from the coding sequence ATGAGCGAGGCTGAGAAGCGCTTCGAGGTTAAAATTGGGCCGCCATGGTTGACTAGATTCGAGAGAGCCAGGATAATAGGCGCACGTGCCTTACAGTTGAGCCTTGGTGCTCCTCCACTGATAGACACTTCTCGCTTACATCCACGTATACGCGAGGATCCGGTACTCGTGGCTCGAGTTGAACTCGCGGAGGGCGTATTGCCTATAACCGTGTTGAGGTATACGAGGAGGGGAGAGTACCAAGCTATTCCGCTGCAAGTTCTACTTGAAGGTATGAAGAGGGTAGAGAAATACTGGACGAGGTTGTTCCTCGATGAGCTCCCAGCAGCATATGCAAAGTGA
- the thsA gene encoding thermosome subunit alpha yields the protein MALYGIPVLVLKEGTQRTYGREALRSNILAAKVIAEILRTSLGPRGLDKMLVDSFGDVTITNDGATILKEMEVQHPAAKLLVEVAKAQDAEVGDGTTSAVVLAGTLLDRAETLLEENIHPTTIIEGYKKALAFALQELDKMGVPVNVEDDNELKKVAWTSISSKYIGTGEASEKLLEMAVKAVKTVAEKKPDGTYEVRLDDIKIEKKKGGSLLDSRLVHGIVLDKEVVHPGMPKRVENAFIVLLDAPLEVEKPEITAKINITSPEQIKAFLEEEARILKEMVDRIYEVAKKRIEQEGFKLGENAGIVVITQKGIDEVAQHFLAKKGIMAVRRVKRSDLEKLERATGARIVSSVRDLSPEDLGFAGLVEERKVGNDKMIFIERCKNPKAVTILLRGANDMLLDEAERNLQDALHVLRNVLRKPKIVPGGGAVEVELAMKLREYARKVGGKEQLAIEAYADALEEIPMILAESAGMDALQTLMDLRKLHAEGKKFAGIDVINARIADDMLKINVIEPILVKEQVLKSATEAATTILKIDDVIAAAPTKKEKKKGKGGEEE from the coding sequence ATGGCCCTGTATGGCATCCCGGTACTCGTGCTTAAGGAGGGTACCCAGAGGACCTACGGGCGTGAGGCGCTAAGAAGCAACATACTAGCAGCCAAGGTGATCGCAGAGATACTAAGGACCAGCCTCGGCCCAAGAGGCCTTGACAAGATGCTAGTTGATAGCTTTGGTGACGTCACGATCACCAACGACGGCGCGACGATCCTTAAGGAGATGGAGGTTCAGCACCCAGCTGCAAAGCTCCTAGTGGAGGTCGCTAAGGCTCAGGACGCCGAGGTAGGCGACGGTACGACCAGTGCCGTGGTGCTCGCTGGTACACTGCTAGATCGCGCCGAGACACTCCTCGAGGAGAACATACACCCGACTACGATCATCGAGGGTTACAAGAAGGCCCTAGCATTTGCACTCCAGGAGCTAGACAAGATGGGCGTACCTGTCAACGTCGAGGATGACAACGAGTTGAAGAAGGTCGCTTGGACCAGCATCTCGAGCAAGTACATCGGCACTGGCGAGGCATCCGAAAAGCTACTTGAGATGGCAGTCAAGGCGGTCAAGACTGTTGCTGAGAAGAAGCCGGATGGCACCTATGAGGTGAGGCTGGACGACATCAAGATCGAGAAGAAGAAGGGTGGCAGCCTCCTAGACAGCAGGCTAGTCCACGGTATTGTCCTAGACAAGGAGGTTGTGCACCCTGGCATGCCGAAGCGTGTCGAGAACGCGTTCATCGTGCTGCTAGACGCTCCTCTAGAGGTCGAGAAGCCAGAGATCACCGCCAAGATCAACATCACGAGCCCCGAGCAGATCAAGGCGTTCCTCGAGGAGGAGGCTAGGATCCTCAAGGAGATGGTTGACCGGATCTATGAGGTTGCTAAGAAGAGGATTGAGCAGGAGGGCTTCAAGCTAGGCGAGAACGCGGGCATCGTAGTCATAACGCAGAAGGGTATTGACGAGGTTGCGCAGCACTTCCTAGCCAAGAAGGGCATAATGGCCGTCAGGAGGGTAAAGAGGAGTGACCTCGAGAAGCTAGAGAGAGCCACTGGCGCTAGGATTGTGAGCAGTGTCCGCGACCTAAGCCCGGAGGACCTAGGCTTCGCAGGCCTAGTCGAGGAGAGGAAGGTCGGCAACGACAAGATGATCTTCATTGAGAGGTGCAAGAACCCGAAGGCAGTCACCATCCTGCTACGCGGCGCCAACGACATGCTCCTAGACGAGGCTGAGAGGAACCTACAAGACGCGCTACACGTGCTAAGAAACGTCCTGAGGAAGCCAAAGATTGTGCCCGGTGGCGGCGCGGTAGAAGTCGAGCTAGCGATGAAGCTACGCGAGTACGCCAGGAAGGTTGGTGGCAAGGAGCAGCTGGCCATCGAGGCCTACGCCGACGCCCTCGAAGAGATACCAATGATCCTAGCTGAGAGCGCTGGCATGGACGCTCTCCAGACCCTAATGGACCTCAGGAAGCTGCACGCAGAGGGCAAGAAGTTCGCAGGCATTGACGTCATCAACGCTAGGATCGCGGACGATATGCTAAAGATCAATGTGATCGAGCCAATCCTCGTCAAGGAGCAGGTGCTCAAGAGCGCTACCGAGGCAGCAACAACCATCCTAAAGATCGACGACGTGATTGCCGCTGCTCCGACAAAGAAGGAGAAGAAGAAGGGTAAGGGAGGCGAGGAGGAGTAA
- a CDS encoding 30S ribosomal protein S17e, with translation MGKVYTSVVKRTARRLLQMYPDLFTTDFEHNKKVVSQLVEVESKKLRNQIAGYLTRLVRLKQRSETS, from the coding sequence GTGGGCAAGGTATACACGAGCGTAGTGAAGAGGACTGCCAGGCGACTGCTACAGATGTACCCAGATCTGTTCACAACCGACTTTGAGCATAACAAGAAGGTGGTTTCCCAGCTGGTTGAGGTAGAGTCTAAGAAGCTCCGCAACCAGATTGCTGGCTACCTCACCAGGCTCGTAAGGCTAAAGCAGAGGAGCGAGACAAGCTAA